From the Gadus chalcogrammus isolate NIFS_2021 chromosome 18, NIFS_Gcha_1.0, whole genome shotgun sequence genome, the window GGCATGGAGCCTAGGCCCCCGGGAGCGGACGACGAGGACGGCAGCGGGGGGCCCGACAGGCCGGCGGCGGGCATGGAGGGCCCCGGCGGAGGGAAGGCGGGGCGCGGGGCCATGTGCATGGGCTGAGGCTGGAAGGGCTGGAAGGGCTGGTGGGCAGCGGGGAACCCTGAGGGGGAACGCACATCAGACCCCGGGAGAGGGAACGCATCACGGACCAGCGATCACACAACCAGAGACTAAACACACACGTGAATGAATGAACGCCGAGGCGAACCTGATCCTGGAGCGGGATGCTGGGGGTAGGACGGCCGCGTGGGGGCGGGCGGGCGTGGCGCGCTGGGCCTCATCATGTGGCCGCTGGGGGGCTGGCCGGGCACGGGGTTGGGGCCGGGGGCGTGGGGGGTGAACAGCGCCGGCATGGGGCGCTGCCCGCCCGGAACCATCTGATGGGCCGGGGGGACGGGCTGGTACTGGCTCTAGAGGGGCGAGGGCAGCACACAGGGGACGCGGAGGAGTCATTATAGTGAGGTCAGGGACAGACGAGGGAGGCAGAACACTTTTACACATCGTCTGGTGATAATATTGCCAATATTAATTGAGGTTATTggttacaaacatttttaaacaaacTTTAAGATTTCTAAAGATAATATGTATTGCCTCTAGATAATATTACTAAAATAATATTCTCGTTTTAATTTACCCTCATCAGCTTCATATCTAAAGCACAGACTCATGTATGTTTTCATATTTTAAATTCACATCATGAAGGAGACGATGATAATCATCAGCCTCATAATAATGAACTCCAGGCGCCCGCGGGTACCATGATCTGTGCGTTCTGCGCCGGGGCTTGGGGGGCGGGGGCCAGCTTGGcggtggccacgcccactctgCTGTAAGGGGCGGCGGCCCGGGCGGGGTCGGGGCCGGGCGCCGGGGCAGCGGGAGGCTCCGCCTGGGCGTGGAACAGCCGCTCCCTCAGCGACACCACCCCTGGCTGGGGGGACAAGAAGACACACAGGGCGCCATCAGCCAATCTCTCTCCGTACTGCGTGAGAGACCATGGCTGCGTTCCAAACCGCAtactttttccttttatttcgCACATACTGCATTACCATTAAGCACGTACTGTTGCACACAGTATGTATACAAACGGGACATTTAGCAGGTGATTTCACTGATAAGATCACCTGTAGGGCCAGCCATCGTATTCCACAGGCTCAGTCGTATCTCCTGAGGATTGGCAAGAATGCAAGCCATGCCTGCTATGCAAGCCTTGTTGCCTTGCATTCTGCGAAATGCATACTATCGGATGTAGTAGAACAGTCTGGTATTTTTGGCATACTGTATTTTCCAGACATACTAAATAGTATGGTAGTATGGGTATTGGAATGCAGGGTATGTTAGGTTTTATACACACTTTCACAAGGGGCCTCTTCGTAAGAAAAATACAGGTTTCGCTGATAACACCAATTATAGCCTGCTCCTTTAATGTACGCACGTACATTGACGTACAACAtataataagtgcgtacatttcCTGCCAGGACGTACGACTTACAATGAGTGTGTATGAGGGGTGTGGGGACGCATCGAGACTAAAGACCAAAGCCCCGTTCCACTGACCTGATCGGAGTTGTCGGGCAGGTAGGTCATGGCGGTGGCCAGGCTGCCCTCGGCCGCCAGGAGGCCGGCGTAGCAGGTGAGCTTCTCGGCCAGGGTGGGGCTCTGCAGGGGCACCTCGCTGTTGCGCAGGCGCTCGATGGACTTGCGCAGGATCATCACCTTCTCCACCAGATCCTGCATCATTCAGGGGATACGGCTTTTAGCCTAAGGCTCAGAACTTCAGCCATGTATATGATTAGCCATTTGGGGGATGCTTTTGACCAAAGCCTCCTCATATGACATTGGCCCCGGCCGATTGATTCATCACGCATGCTGTTTGGCGTTTAATAGTTTGCACATGGTTTGTGGCAGTTTGACATCGTCTAGCTTAATTCGGAGGACCTAGACGCAATGTCATTGTATTAATCTCTGTTATAACAGTATTGTGATCGTGAGTAAGCCTATCAGTCAGTAGAACAACAGAAGAAGAAGCGATTGTAGTTATTTGTTAGAACAACAGAAGAAGAAGCTATTGCATTCATTTGCTTTGTGTATCAAACATATGAAGAAGGGGCGTTTGATTCGCCGTACCTCCAGGACGAGTGGGGAGGAGCAGTCCCTCTGCGCGGCCCAGCACTCCACCAGCTTCTCCAGGTTCCCAGAGCAGATGTAGCAGAGGCAGGCCTGCAGGGAGCGCTTCTCCGTCCCCTCCGTCTCCAGACGCCCGCCGAGCGTGTCTGATGGGTTTACGTGAACGTACAGGGAAGGTGTTAAACGCAAAGAGACACACGAGGAGGAATCAAGGAAACTTGGTGAACTTGGTGCTCTGTACTTCAAATCACATGACAAGCTTACCACACAGGGGGGCAAACTCCTCAGGGTGGGCGTAGGTCAGCAGAGCGGCCAGAGCTTCCTTCCAGTTGTCCAGCTCACAGCTCTGCACAATGTCCCTCCAGTTCTGGGTGACCACCGACGAGATGAGCTGCAGTGGGGGGGAAAGGTCAGTGTCTCGGTAGCTCCTGAAAGGACAGCAACGCTAGCTAGTGTTGGGGAGAATAAGAAGTGAGTgttgattgatggatggattgtTTGTAGCATATTCATTTTTGCTACACGTTTTTTAAATCCTATACGACTTGTGGAAATACTTAAATGCCAAATGATAAAATATACAGCCTAACCTAAGACCTGGGGCACCGGTCCTGACAAGTTATTCTGTCGTTTCCTACTGCAAGGCGTAAACCATGAATGGGGGGACATCATTCTTAAATATTGAGCATGAAGACCATGCATATGAGGGGCTATGACCAGAGACACTATACACAGACACTGCATTGGCCATTGGATCGCACGTTGACGTATCGCAGCAACAGGCTGATGGGGCGTGCATGGCACTATTAGCAATGGCTGTGGCTTGGTGGCCTCACCATGGAGATGCTGTTCTTCTGCGTGTCCAGGTATCTCTGCTGGGTCTTCTTCAGCAGCTCCTCCCCGCCGCTGATGGACAGCAGGATGGCCTCGGCGTAGCGGCCGTCGTTCAGACACAGGTCCACCGCGCCCTCGAAGTTCCCCACCAGCAGCGCCTGGCTGATCAGCCCGTCAGTGtctgagagggggaggagtggtgagccagggggaggaagaggaggaaacagcaatgaaagacagacagacagacagacagacagaatgaaacaaacaaagaaagagaaaaaagagagagatggtcAAAGATAAAGCCCAAACCAAGagggaaaaagaaagaagaatgaAACAAagtcagagagaaggaaaggaaaacaaagaaagaagggAAGCCATTGTACTCACCAGATGAAATTGGGATCTGGAAGCTGGGTTTGTCCTGAGGGATCTGGCTGAAGAAGTCTGTGGGCGACGTGGAGCCGGTGTCGGATACAGCGCCGGCTTCATCCGCCCTCTGGAGAAACAACCGTCGACGTTCACATTACATCACACTGTTGAGTCTTCAGAGGCCGGCTGAGGTGGAGGGACTCGGCTTAAAGCAGGGGACAACAGCGGGACGCATACCAGACTTCATGCATGGTGGGCTACATACCTCCGTGGAGAGCAGCTGCATCTTTTCAGCCAAATCCTTAGGGTCCACTCCGTGTCCATTGGGCTGGAAGTTCTTCCCCAGGCATTTTGAAATCTTCAAACATAGTCAAACGTTGATAGTTAACGTTAACACCGATTAAAAGTTCTGCATCGATTATGAAGATCAATATGAACACAAAACCCCAAAAACGTCTTCCTACCTTTCGCTCCAATTCATCTTTGCTAAAGCCCAGAAGTCTCAAGAATTTAACACGAGCCTCGTCTTCAAAGTTCACCTGTGCATTTCAAAAGGACGAAACACACAAAAATTCACCCATCTTGTTAGAAGACTGTATTACGACCTATAAGTTGAAATACACTTACAACTTGCAACGCATTGCATCACACTGTAATAAAAAGTAACACATTGTAATGCACTGCGACACATTGTAACACTAATACAGTAACAGATTGTAACACACTGTACTACATGGTAGTACAtagtaacacactgtaacacattGTACTGCATAGGAGGCCCACCATGAGGAACTTCCAGATGTCCTGCTCGGCGTCGCAGGGGGCGCTCTGGATCTTGGCCTGGCAGTAGTGGACGAAGGTCCCGGCCTGCAGGGCCGCCTGCAGCTCCCGGCTGCGCTGCAGGAACTCTGTCTCCGTGGTCACCTGGCTCACGAACACCTGCCGCGGGACGGGCTGCGGGCTCTGGGCCGGGGCCGGCGGAGGGTTCTCGAAGGTCACCAGCTTACCGCCGAACTGGAGGGAaagacacgggggggggggtccaacgTTAACACCCAGAGACCCAGCCAATGGCGGATGGATTTGAACATTTTGCAGGTGCAACCATTAAGGATGACCTATTATAACAACTGCTGGGCTGTTAAGAGTTTTCCACTCCGGCAACACAAAAccaaatccttcaagtacattTTCGACCCTGCGACAGAGACTTGCAGACGGGGAATCAAGAGGAGCATCTTCATTTAGATTCAGGGGTGGTGACGAAGGGTAAGAAGGGGCGAAGCAGGGGCGTGGCGGGGCACTCACCGCGAAAGACGCCCCCACCGGCCTCCGCACCCACTTGGGAGGCTTCTTGAGCGGGGGGACGATGGTGGTCTGGGCCGTGGGCTGGGGCACCTgtaggggagggagggtctGGCCCATGCCGAAGGGATCCATGTTGTCGAACGAGGAGGAGATCTGGAGGAGGTCAACGcccacaaacacattcaacataTATACATTAAGGACGTCCATAGAACTGGTGGCTAGGCTGTGGAGCCTCCGGAATGGTTCAGTCTACGTTCGCCCGCCATATGTCTGCAGCACGCTTTAGGTTTCCTTGATCAAGATGCCTTATCCCTAAATACCCTATTTTTACGTATTTGTGTAGCCTTTGATCACCCACTCACCCGACCCCCACAAAGAGCAAAGACAAACTGATGCATAGCAAAGTCGTAATCCTTAATTAATCACTCAGTGTTGATCATCATCACTATTGCCGGTTAACACATCCTTTAATTCCCCTGTAGAGTATGTTGTCCACGTAGATAAAGAGGAgacagcagaaggaggaggaggaggaggaggaggaggaggaggaggaggaggaggaaggaggaggatacCTTATCCACAGAGCTCTGCTGCTGGCCTTCCAGGCTTCCGCCCATCACAGAGTAGACGCTGATCTTGCCGTCGAAGGATGCGGTGGAGAGCAGCGCCGGGTTCCTGGGACACCACTGGACATCGAAGCACCACTGGTTGATGGTGGGCAGCTCGTAGATGACCTGGAGCCAGAG encodes:
- the sec31b gene encoding protein transport protein Sec31A isoform X2, translated to MRLKEIQRTAHQAWSPASHHPIYLALGTSAQQLDASFNTTAALEIFEMDFADPSLDMKLKGSLPTTNRLHSIVWVNFGLGADGTGGRLVSGSENGAITVYNVEAILGSAADAVVGQSDKHTGPVRALDFNPFQSNLLASGANDSEIYIWDLNNFNNPMTPGAKSQPAEDISVVSWNRQVQHILASANPSGKAVVWDLRKNEPIIKISDHSNRMHCSGMLWHPEVATQLVLASEDDRMPVIQMWDLRFATSPLKVLENHTRGILSISWSQADPELLLSSAKDNRILCWNPNTGEVIYELPTINQWCFDVQWCPRNPALLSTASFDGKISVYSVMGGSLEGQQQSSVDKISSSFDNMDPFGMGQTLPPLQVPQPTAQTTIVPPLKKPPKWVRRPVGASFAFGGKLVTFENPPPAPAQSPQPVPRQVFVSQVTTETEFLQRSRELQAALQAGTFVHYCQAKIQSAPCDAEQDIWKFLMVNFEDEARVKFLRLLGFSKDELERKISKCLGKNFQPNGHGVDPKDLAEKMQLLSTERADEAGAVSDTGSTSPTDFFSQIPQDKPSFQIPISSDTDGLISQALLVGNFEGAVDLCLNDGRYAEAILLSISGGEELLKKTQQRYLDTQKNSISMLISSVVTQNWRDIVQSCELDNWKEALAALLTYAHPEEFAPLCDTLGGRLETEGTEKRSLQACLCYICSGNLEKLVECWAAQRDCSSPLVLEDLVEKVMILRKSIERLRNSEVPLQSPTLAEKLTCYAGLLAAEGSLATAMTYLPDNSDQPGVVSLRERLFHAQAEPPAAPAPGPDPARAAAPYSRVGVATAKLAPAPQAPAQNAQIMSQYQPVPPAHQMVPGGQRPMPALFTPHAPGPNPVPGQPPSGHMMRPSAPRPPAPTRPSYPQHPAPGSGFPAAHQPFQPFQPQPMHMAPRPAFPPPGPSMPAAGLSGPPLPSSSSAPGGLGSMPTPGLPPMGFMPSSSMPSAHSQGHFPSMYAPGPGHGQGHPPPPMAGAPYPPPSPGYPPGGPGAPAVRPFSPAVKAPPPPPPTGGQDGWNDPPAVRGGPRKKKVPDNYTPPTPITAPVMGFQGDAGQPHDHAQVPPGAPQEPSVQLLQQLPAERVEQREIPAEHMILKSTFDSLVQRCQLAAADPQTKRKLEDAAKRLGYLYDKLREQSLSPSILGGLHEISRCVGGQNYPRGLEVHTQVVGSSNFSEISAFMPILKVVMTIANKLGV
- the sec31b gene encoding protein transport protein Sec31A isoform X1, yielding MRLKEIQRTAHQAWSPASHHPIYLALGTSAQQLDASFNTTAALEIFEMDFADPSLDMKLKGSLPTTNRLHSIVWVNFGLGADGTGGRLVSGSENGAITVYNVEAILGSAADAVVGQSDKHTGPVRALDFNPFQSNLLASGANDSEIYIWDLNNFNNPMTPGAKSQPAEDISVVSWNRQVQHILASANPSGKAVVWDLRKNEPIIKISDHSNRMHCSGMLWHPEVATQLVLASEDDRMPVIQMWDLRFATSPLKVLENHTRGILSISWSQADPELLLSSAKDNRILCWNPNTGEVIYELPTINQWCFDVQWCPRNPALLSTASFDGKISVYSVMGGSLEGQQQSSVDKISSSFDNMDPFGMGQTLPPLQVPQPTAQTTIVPPLKKPPKWVRRPVGASFAFGGKLVTFENPPPAPAQSPQPVPRQVFVSQVTTETEFLQRSRELQAALQAGTFVHYCQAKIQSAPCDAEQDIWKFLMVNFEDEARVKFLRLLGFSKDELERKISKCLGKNFQPNGHGVDPKDLAEKMQLLSTERADEAGAVSDTGSTSPTDFFSQIPQDKPSFQIPISSDTDGLISQALLVGNFEGAVDLCLNDGRYAEAILLSISGGEELLKKTQQRYLDTQKNSISMLISSVVTQNWRDIVQSCELDNWKEALAALLTYAHPEEFAPLCDTLGGRLETEGTEKRSLQACLCYICSGNLEKLVECWAAQRDCSSPLVLEDLVEKVMILRKSIERLRNSEVPLQSPTLAEKLTCYAGLLAAEGSLATAMTYLPDNSDQPGVVSLRERLFHAQAEPPAAPAPGPDPARAAAPYSRVGVATAKLAPAPQAPAQNAQIMSQYQPVPPAHQMVPGGQRPMPALFTPHAPGPNPVPGQPPSGHMMRPSAPRPPAPTRPSYPQHPAPGSGFPAAHQPFQPFQPQPMHMAPRPAFPPPGPSMPAAGLSGPPLPSSSSAPGGLGSMPTPGLPPMGFMPSSSMPSAHSQGHFPSMYAPGPGHGQGHPPPPMAGAPYPPPSPGYPPGGPGAPAVRPFSPAVKAPPPPPPTGFFPWLGPQSGDQGGQDGWNDPPAVRGGPRKKKVPDNYTPPTPITAPVMGFQGDAGQPHDHAQVPPGAPQEPSVQLLQQLPAERVEQREIPAEHMILKSTFDSLVQRCQLAAADPQTKRKLEDAAKRLGYLYDKLREQSLSPSILGGLHEISRCVGGQNYPRGLEVHTQVVGSSNFSEISAFMPILKVVMTIANKLGV